Proteins from a genomic interval of Lysobacter stagni:
- a CDS encoding BatA domain-containing protein: MSLAFLIPAALAALAALLLPLLIHLARRSEQRPTEFAALRWLRQKPKPRHRIRFDEWPLLLVRLLLLVLFALLLARPVLFGSQSHAPYVAVAPGADASQARAALKVANARWHWLAPGFPELTAQAPASTASVSSLLRELDASLPIDVPVTVFVPSQLDSMDAQRIMLARKVDWHVLPSRAANVSPAPVAAVSAPIVRHAPEREASPRYLRAAFVAWRPADAPATAFDIAPHTTPLPHDARQLVWLVPGDVPAAVRDWIREGGVALIDTQARLPDAPAMAPLWRNDIGVALVEGAAYGRGRVMRLRGAMVPEAMPELLDPGFPQHLRALFAPPSTAPARVASATHAPVTGSAVYAPPPRDLQPWLILLIVLVFAVERWLATASRRAVAP, from the coding sequence GTGAGCCTGGCCTTCCTGATTCCGGCCGCGCTGGCCGCACTTGCCGCACTGCTGTTGCCGCTGCTGATCCATCTGGCGCGACGCAGCGAACAACGGCCGACTGAATTCGCCGCATTGCGCTGGCTGCGCCAGAAGCCCAAGCCGCGCCATCGCATCCGCTTCGACGAATGGCCGCTGCTGCTGGTGCGCCTTCTGCTGCTGGTGCTGTTCGCCCTGTTGCTGGCGCGGCCGGTGCTGTTCGGCAGCCAGAGCCACGCACCCTACGTGGCGGTCGCGCCCGGTGCGGATGCCTCGCAGGCGCGTGCCGCGCTGAAGGTGGCGAACGCGCGCTGGCATTGGCTGGCGCCGGGTTTTCCGGAACTGACCGCCCAAGCACCTGCATCGACGGCGTCCGTCTCCAGTCTGCTTCGCGAGCTGGATGCGAGCCTGCCGATCGACGTGCCGGTGACCGTGTTCGTGCCGTCGCAGCTGGACAGCATGGATGCGCAGCGCATCATGCTGGCGCGCAAGGTCGACTGGCACGTGTTGCCATCGCGCGCAGCGAACGTTTCGCCAGCGCCCGTCGCAGCCGTGTCCGCACCGATCGTCCGTCACGCGCCGGAGCGTGAAGCATCGCCGAGGTATCTGCGCGCCGCGTTCGTCGCATGGCGACCCGCAGACGCGCCGGCGACCGCGTTCGACATCGCCCCGCACACCACGCCCCTGCCGCATGACGCACGCCAGCTGGTCTGGCTGGTGCCCGGCGACGTGCCGGCCGCCGTGCGCGACTGGATACGCGAAGGCGGCGTGGCATTGATCGACACGCAGGCGCGCCTGCCCGATGCGCCGGCGATGGCGCCCCTGTGGCGCAACGACATCGGTGTCGCGTTGGTCGAGGGCGCCGCCTACGGTCGGGGACGCGTGATGCGCCTGCGGGGCGCCATGGTTCCGGAGGCGATGCCGGAACTGCTCGACCCCGGTTTCCCACAACACCTGCGCGCGCTGTTCGCGCCTCCGTCGACCGCACCGGCGCGGGTCGCGTCGGCAACGCACGCGCCGGTCACGGGTAGCGCCGTCTACGCACCGCCACCGCGTGATCTGCAGCCGTGGCTGATCCTGTTGATCGTCCTGGTGTTCGCGGTGGAACGCTGGCTCGCGACCGCATCGCGACGGGCGGTGGCGCCGTGA
- a CDS encoding DUF58 domain-containing protein, which yields MTTPASIADFIPPQVRARLKDLRLTSRRAVGLQGLGLHHSRSRGAGLEFAQYRAYEPGDELRQIDWKLYARSDRFFVREAERESPLAVWLLIDASASMAQEDAARPGWSRLAAAKGLAACIAELALRQGDRFGLVALRDDGVRLLAPGAGARQRDRFLLELHGLKARGSWPAPEQLRPLWERIGAGDLVVLLSDGFDVGAVDVMTRLAAARREALTIRILTAEERDFPFQGGHRFHDPETGEELLGDGAAMRAEFVARFAQARRELDARLDASGIRHAEYVLDQPLDLPLRRLFGSRDAAEYA from the coding sequence GTGACGACGCCGGCCTCCATCGCCGACTTCATTCCGCCGCAGGTACGCGCGCGGTTGAAGGACCTGCGCCTGACCTCGCGCCGCGCGGTCGGGCTGCAGGGGCTTGGCCTGCATCACAGCCGCAGTCGCGGTGCCGGCCTGGAGTTCGCGCAGTACCGCGCGTACGAACCGGGCGATGAACTGCGCCAGATCGACTGGAAGCTCTACGCGCGCTCGGACCGCTTCTTCGTGCGCGAAGCCGAACGCGAAAGCCCGCTGGCGGTATGGCTGCTGATCGATGCGAGCGCATCGATGGCGCAGGAGGATGCGGCGCGTCCCGGCTGGTCGCGCCTCGCCGCGGCGAAGGGACTGGCCGCCTGCATCGCCGAACTCGCGCTCCGTCAGGGCGACCGCTTCGGCCTGGTGGCCTTGCGCGACGACGGCGTGCGACTGCTCGCGCCAGGCGCGGGTGCGCGCCAGCGCGACCGTTTCCTGCTGGAGCTGCACGGCCTGAAGGCGCGCGGAAGCTGGCCGGCGCCGGAGCAACTGCGTCCGTTGTGGGAACGCATCGGTGCGGGCGATCTGGTGGTGCTGCTCAGCGACGGATTCGACGTAGGCGCGGTGGACGTCATGACGCGCCTGGCGGCCGCGCGACGCGAGGCGCTGACGATCCGCATCCTCACTGCCGAGGAACGCGACTTCCCGTTCCAGGGTGGACATCGCTTCCATGATCCGGAAACCGGTGAGGAACTGCTGGGCGACGGCGCCGCGATGCGCGCCGAGTTCGTCGCCCGCTTCGCGCAGGCGCGTCGCGAACTCGATGCACGTCTGGATGCCAGCGGCATCCGCCATGCCGAGTACGTCCTCGACCAGCCGCTGGACCTGCCGCTGCGACGGCTGTTCGGTTCGCGTGATGCCGCGGAGTACGCGTGA
- a CDS encoding AAA family ATPase — protein sequence MNDTLTEAAIQNQLAKLGTLRNAIAQAIVGQEAVVEQLLIGLLAGGHCLLEGVPGLGKTLLVRSLGQALELQFRRVQFTPDLMPSDILGTELLEEDHGTGHRHFRFQPGPIFTNLLLADELNRTPPKTQAALLEAMQERTVSYAGVTHTLPAPFFVLATQNPLEQAGTYPLPEAQLDRFLLHIRVDYPTENEERDILAQTTGTRHSEVPSVMHGEEVLALQARVREVHFGEDLLSWVTRLVRASRPGENAPAEVRQWVKWGAGPRAGQSLVLAAKARALLHGRLAATREDIVALAAPVMRHRLLLSFAAEAEQKSADDVIAALLRSVPFAG from the coding sequence ATGAACGACACCCTCACCGAAGCCGCCATCCAGAACCAGCTCGCCAAGCTCGGCACGCTGCGCAACGCCATCGCACAGGCCATCGTCGGCCAGGAAGCCGTGGTCGAGCAGTTGCTGATCGGCCTGCTCGCCGGCGGTCATTGCCTGCTCGAAGGCGTGCCCGGCCTGGGCAAGACGCTGCTGGTGCGCTCGCTCGGCCAGGCGCTGGAGTTGCAGTTCCGCCGCGTGCAATTCACGCCGGACCTGATGCCCAGCGACATCCTGGGCACCGAGCTGCTGGAAGAGGACCACGGCACCGGCCATCGCCATTTCCGCTTCCAGCCGGGCCCGATCTTCACAAACCTGCTGCTGGCCGACGAACTCAACCGCACGCCGCCGAAGACGCAGGCCGCGTTGTTGGAGGCGATGCAGGAGCGCACGGTCAGCTATGCCGGCGTCACGCATACGCTGCCCGCGCCGTTCTTCGTGCTGGCCACGCAGAACCCGTTGGAGCAGGCGGGCACGTATCCGTTGCCGGAAGCGCAGCTGGACCGGTTCCTGCTGCATATCCGCGTCGATTACCCGACCGAGAACGAGGAGCGCGACATCCTTGCGCAGACCACCGGCACGCGCCATTCCGAAGTGCCCAGCGTGATGCACGGAGAGGAAGTCCTGGCGTTGCAGGCGCGCGTGCGCGAAGTGCATTTCGGCGAGGACCTGCTGTCGTGGGTCACGCGACTGGTGCGCGCAAGTCGTCCGGGCGAGAACGCGCCGGCGGAAGTGCGGCAGTGGGTGAAGTGGGGCGCGGGCCCGCGTGCGGGACAGTCGCTGGTGCTCGCGGCCAAGGCGCGCGCGCTGCTGCATGGTCGTCTGGCCGCGACGCGCGAAGACATCGTCGCGCTGGCCGCGCCGGTCATGCGCCACCGCCTGCTGCTGTCGTTCGCCGCCGAAGCCGAGCAGAAGAGCGCGGACGACGTCATCGCCGCCCTGCTGCGCAGCGTGCCGTTCGCGGGTTGA
- a CDS encoding DUF4159 domain-containing protein, translating to MNRAQFLRLMLTGAAGALLSPVVRAAGAEYDFWLTRLKYDSGDWDVDQRMPANLITSLIDYTTLRVDPKEHVLALADPKMLTAPFCYLAGHKLVEFNPAERRNFERYVRNGGFVFVDDCNHDIDGLFAKSFESQMASIFGPSALKKLPNNHPLYRSFFEFKEGPPATGFELNGWGDDLVHDYLKGIEIDGRLGVLYSNKDYGCEWDYDWRNKRFLAEDNTKFAVNIVMYALNS from the coding sequence ATGAACCGCGCGCAGTTCCTCCGCCTGATGCTGACAGGCGCGGCGGGGGCGCTGCTGTCGCCGGTCGTGCGAGCGGCCGGCGCGGAGTACGACTTCTGGCTGACCCGCCTGAAGTACGACTCCGGCGACTGGGACGTCGACCAGCGCATGCCGGCGAACCTGATCACGTCGCTGATCGACTACACGACCCTGCGCGTGGACCCGAAGGAACACGTGCTGGCGCTGGCCGATCCGAAGATGCTCACCGCGCCGTTCTGCTACCTGGCCGGCCACAAGCTGGTGGAGTTCAATCCGGCCGAGCGGCGCAACTTCGAACGCTACGTGCGCAATGGTGGCTTCGTGTTCGTGGACGACTGCAATCACGACATCGACGGATTGTTCGCCAAGTCGTTCGAGTCGCAGATGGCATCCATCTTCGGGCCGAGCGCGCTGAAGAAGCTGCCCAACAATCATCCGCTGTACCGCAGCTTCTTCGAGTTCAAGGAAGGTCCGCCGGCCACCGGCTTCGAACTCAACGGCTGGGGCGACGATCTGGTGCACGATTACCTCAAGGGCATCGAGATCGACGGGCGCCTGGGCGTGCTCTACAGCAACAAGGACTACGGTTGCGAGTGGGACTACGACTGGCGCAACAAGCGTTTCCTCGCCGAGGACAACACGAAGTTCGCGGTCAACATCGTGATGTATGCGTTGAATAGCTGA
- a CDS encoding TldD/PmbA family protein: MQRRDFLSLTGLGLAGVLLPYGRSIAAEALLEPVDTARRRQLADAALTTARSGGAQYCDVRVGRYLRQSVITREARVENVVNGESSGVGVRVLTDGAWGFAATHVQTPEAVAQATRTALAIAKANAKNQTRKVELAPTPGVGDVRWATPIRKNGMAVPIKDKVDLLLSVNAAAMKAGADFFNSTLFLINEQKYFASTDGSYIDQDIHRIWLPVTATAVDKASGKFRTRNGLSAPMGMGYEYLDGAESGKFRLPGGLTGYGNSYDVMEDAVAAARDARAKLKAPSVKPGKYDLVVDPTNLFLTIHENVGHPLELDRVLGYEANYAGTSFATLDKRDAGYRWGSDIVNFVADKTRPGSLGAVGYDDEGVKTRQWDLVRDGILVDYQATRDEAHILGHAESHGCSYADSWSSVQFQRMANVSLMPGKKPLTVAQMVKDVERGLYVHGRGSYSIDQQRYNAQFGGQLFYEIKNGEVTGLVEDAAYQIRTPEFWNACVAICDERDFRLNGSFFDGKGQPSQVSAVTHGAATTRFNGVNIINTARSI; this comes from the coding sequence GTGCAACGTCGTGATTTCCTCAGTCTGACCGGCCTCGGCCTTGCCGGCGTGCTGCTCCCCTACGGGCGCAGCATCGCCGCCGAAGCGTTGCTGGAACCGGTCGATACCGCGCGCCGCCGGCAGCTTGCCGACGCCGCGCTTACCACGGCCCGCAGCGGCGGCGCGCAGTATTGCGACGTCCGCGTGGGCCGCTACCTGCGCCAGTCCGTGATCACGCGCGAAGCGCGCGTGGAGAACGTGGTCAATGGCGAATCCTCCGGTGTCGGCGTGCGTGTGCTCACCGACGGCGCGTGGGGCTTCGCCGCTACCCACGTGCAGACGCCCGAAGCCGTAGCGCAGGCCACGCGCACTGCGCTGGCCATCGCCAAGGCCAACGCGAAGAACCAGACGCGCAAGGTCGAGCTGGCGCCCACGCCGGGCGTCGGCGACGTGCGCTGGGCCACGCCGATCCGCAAGAACGGCATGGCGGTTCCGATCAAGGACAAGGTCGACCTGTTGCTGTCGGTAAACGCCGCGGCGATGAAGGCCGGCGCGGACTTCTTCAACTCCACGCTGTTCCTGATCAACGAACAGAAGTACTTCGCGTCCACCGACGGCAGTTACATCGACCAGGACATCCATCGCATCTGGCTGCCGGTGACGGCGACCGCGGTGGACAAGGCCAGCGGCAAGTTCCGCACGCGCAACGGCCTGTCCGCGCCCATGGGCATGGGCTACGAATACCTGGACGGTGCGGAGTCGGGCAAGTTCCGCCTGCCCGGTGGCCTCACCGGCTACGGCAACAGTTACGACGTGATGGAAGACGCCGTCGCTGCCGCACGCGATGCGCGCGCCAAGCTCAAGGCGCCTTCGGTGAAGCCGGGCAAGTACGACCTGGTGGTCGACCCGACCAACCTGTTCCTCACCATCCACGAGAACGTCGGCCACCCGCTCGAACTCGACCGCGTGCTCGGCTACGAGGCCAACTACGCCGGCACCAGCTTCGCCACGCTCGACAAGCGTGACGCCGGCTACCGCTGGGGCAGCGACATCGTCAACTTCGTCGCCGACAAGACGCGTCCGGGCAGCCTGGGTGCGGTGGGCTACGACGACGAAGGCGTGAAGACCAGGCAGTGGGACCTGGTGCGCGACGGCATCCTCGTCGACTACCAGGCCACGCGCGATGAAGCGCACATCCTCGGCCACGCGGAATCGCACGGCTGCAGCTACGCCGACTCGTGGTCCAGCGTGCAGTTCCAGCGCATGGCCAACGTCTCGCTGATGCCGGGCAAGAAGCCGCTCACCGTGGCGCAGATGGTCAAGGACGTGGAGCGTGGCCTGTACGTGCATGGCCGCGGTTCGTACTCGATCGACCAGCAGCGCTACAACGCGCAGTTCGGCGGCCAGCTGTTCTACGAGATCAAGAACGGTGAGGTCACCGGCCTGGTCGAGGACGCCGCGTACCAGATTCGCACGCCGGAATTCTGGAACGCATGCGTCGCGATCTGCGACGAACGCGACTTCCGCCTCAACGGTTCGTTCTTCGACGGCAAGGGCCAGCCGAGCCAGGTGTCGGCGGTCACGCACGGCGCAGCCACCACGAGGTTCAACGGCGTCAACATCATCAATACCGCGCGGTCGATATGA
- a CDS encoding TldD/PmbA family protein, whose amino-acid sequence MSIFTEEQAKAILDKVIKLSKADQCTATLAGSIDGNIRFALNNISTSGIVDNTELAVEVAFGNRVGTATINEFDDAALERVVRRAEDLARLAPENPEFMPAIDKQTYKSSPTFSPSTAAITPEYRAKVASDSIAPCRGDKLIAAGFLEDGQNFVAIANSKGNFAYQRGSNFNYTCTVRTEDGRGSGWVGRNLKDASDFHADADIQTAMRKATESVEAKALEPGKYTVILEPAAAAGLISFMMNFFDARQADEGRSFLSKKGGGNKLGEQVYDPRVNISADPWDERAPVLPWDSEGMPREKMAIVENGKVVALNYSRYWAKKQGKRAVGEPGNLLVAGGDKSTADLVRSTQKGILVTRTWYIRMVDPQTVLLTGLTRDGTFYIENGQIKHPVKNFRFNESPVIMLNNIEELGKPVRVAGDESSFVMMIPPMKLRDFTFTSLSDAV is encoded by the coding sequence ATGAGCATCTTCACCGAAGAACAGGCCAAGGCCATCCTGGACAAGGTCATCAAGCTGTCCAAGGCGGACCAGTGCACGGCCACGCTGGCCGGTTCGATCGACGGCAACATCCGCTTCGCGCTGAACAACATCTCCACCAGCGGCATCGTCGACAACACCGAGCTGGCGGTCGAAGTCGCGTTCGGCAACCGCGTCGGCACCGCCACCATCAACGAGTTCGATGACGCCGCGCTCGAGCGCGTCGTGCGCCGTGCCGAGGACCTGGCCCGCCTGGCGCCGGAAAATCCGGAGTTCATGCCGGCCATCGACAAGCAGACCTACAAGTCCAGCCCGACGTTCAGCCCGTCCACCGCGGCGATCACGCCGGAGTACCGCGCCAAGGTCGCGTCCGACTCCATCGCGCCGTGCCGTGGCGACAAGCTGATCGCGGCCGGCTTCCTGGAAGACGGCCAGAACTTCGTCGCCATCGCCAACAGCAAGGGCAACTTCGCCTACCAGCGCGGCAGCAACTTCAACTACACCTGCACCGTGCGCACCGAAGACGGCCGCGGTTCGGGCTGGGTGGGCCGCAACCTGAAGGACGCGTCCGACTTCCACGCCGACGCCGACATCCAGACCGCCATGCGCAAGGCGACCGAGTCGGTCGAGGCCAAGGCGCTGGAGCCGGGCAAGTACACGGTGATCCTGGAGCCGGCCGCGGCCGCGGGCCTGATCTCGTTCATGATGAATTTCTTCGACGCGCGCCAGGCCGATGAAGGCCGCAGCTTCCTGTCGAAGAAGGGCGGCGGCAACAAGCTGGGCGAGCAGGTCTACGACCCGCGCGTGAACATCAGCGCCGACCCGTGGGACGAACGGGCGCCCGTGCTGCCGTGGGACAGCGAAGGCATGCCGCGCGAGAAGATGGCCATCGTCGAGAACGGCAAGGTCGTCGCGCTGAACTACTCGCGCTACTGGGCCAAGAAGCAGGGCAAGCGCGCCGTGGGCGAGCCGGGCAACCTGCTGGTGGCCGGTGGCGACAAGTCCACCGCCGACCTGGTGCGCTCCACGCAGAAGGGCATCCTGGTCACGCGTACCTGGTACATCCGCATGGTCGATCCGCAGACCGTGCTGCTGACCGGCCTGACCCGCGACGGCACCTTCTACATCGAGAACGGCCAGATCAAGCACCCGGTGAAGAACTTCCGCTTCAACGAGTCGCCGGTGATCATGCTCAACAACATCGAAGAGCTGGGCAAGCCGGTGCGCGTGGCCGGCGACGAGTCCTCGTTCGTGATGATGATCCCGCCGATGAAGCTGCGCGACTTCACGTTCACTTCGCTTTCGGATGCCGTCTGA
- a CDS encoding TldD/PmbA family protein codes for MDRRSFLTMSGIGVAGLMLPFGRTIAAEQLVTTIDVAKKKSLADAALAAATAAGAGYCDVRIGRYLRQFVITREDKVQNVVNTESTGVGVRVLVNGAWGFAATNDLSTQGVVKAAQQAAAIARANAKTQTSPVQLAKAPGVGEVSWKTPIRKNAMEVPLKDKVDLLLGVNAAAIKAGGDFVNSMLFLVNEQKYFASTDGSYIDQDVHRIWAPMTVTAIDKTTGKFRTREGLSSPMGMGFEYLDGAQAGKVVSPNGVVNYGLSYDMMEDAVAAAKQARAKLTAPSVKPGKYDLVLDPSHTWLTIHESVGHPLELDRVLGYEANYAGTSFATLDKQKERFQYGSGNVNIFADKVQPGSLGAVGYDDEGVKTKKWNLISEGKLVDYQTIRDQAHILGKTESDGCCYADSWSSVQFQRMANVSLAPGKNKLSVADMIKDVENGIYIIGDGSFSIDQQRYNAQFGGQLFYEIKNGQITRQIEDVAYQIRTPEFWNACAAVCDESDYRLGGSFFDGKGQPGQVSAVSHGSSTARFNGINVINTARSLG; via the coding sequence GTGGATAGACGTTCATTCCTGACGATGTCGGGTATCGGTGTGGCCGGCCTGATGCTGCCGTTCGGCCGCACCATCGCCGCCGAGCAACTGGTCACCACGATCGACGTGGCCAAGAAAAAGTCGTTGGCCGACGCCGCGCTGGCGGCCGCGACCGCGGCCGGAGCCGGTTACTGCGACGTGCGCATCGGCCGCTACCTGCGCCAGTTCGTGATCACGCGCGAGGACAAGGTCCAGAACGTGGTCAACACCGAATCCACCGGTGTGGGCGTACGCGTACTGGTGAACGGCGCGTGGGGCTTTGCCGCGACCAACGACCTGAGCACCCAGGGCGTGGTGAAGGCCGCCCAGCAGGCCGCCGCGATCGCCCGCGCCAACGCCAAGACGCAGACGTCCCCCGTGCAGCTGGCCAAGGCGCCGGGCGTGGGTGAGGTGAGCTGGAAGACGCCGATCCGCAAGAACGCGATGGAAGTCCCGCTGAAGGACAAGGTCGACCTGCTGCTGGGCGTCAACGCCGCAGCGATCAAGGCCGGCGGTGATTTCGTCAACTCGATGCTGTTCCTGGTGAACGAGCAGAAGTACTTCGCCTCCACCGACGGCAGCTACATCGACCAGGACGTGCACCGCATCTGGGCGCCGATGACGGTCACCGCCATCGACAAGACCACCGGCAAGTTCCGCACGCGCGAAGGCCTGTCCTCGCCGATGGGCATGGGCTTCGAGTACCTCGACGGCGCACAGGCCGGCAAGGTCGTCTCGCCCAACGGCGTGGTCAACTACGGCCTGTCGTACGACATGATGGAAGACGCCGTCGCCGCGGCGAAGCAGGCGCGCGCCAAGCTCACCGCGCCGTCGGTGAAGCCGGGCAAGTACGACCTCGTGCTGGACCCGTCGCACACCTGGCTCACCATCCACGAGTCCGTCGGCCATCCGCTCGAACTCGACCGCGTGCTCGGCTACGAAGCCAACTACGCCGGCACCAGCTTCGCCACGCTGGACAAGCAGAAGGAACGCTTCCAGTACGGCAGCGGCAACGTCAACATCTTCGCCGACAAGGTGCAGCCGGGCAGCCTGGGCGCCGTCGGTTACGACGACGAAGGCGTGAAGACCAAGAAGTGGAACCTGATCAGCGAAGGCAAGCTGGTCGACTACCAGACCATCCGCGACCAGGCCCACATCCTGGGCAAGACCGAATCCGATGGCTGCTGCTATGCCGACTCGTGGTCGAGCGTGCAGTTCCAGCGCATGGCCAACGTGTCGCTGGCGCCGGGCAAGAACAAGCTGTCCGTGGCCGACATGATCAAGGACGTCGAGAACGGCATCTACATCATCGGCGACGGTTCGTTCTCCATCGACCAGCAGCGCTACAACGCGCAGTTCGGCGGCCAGCTGTTCTACGAGATCAAGAACGGCCAGATCACCCGCCAGATCGAGGACGTCGCCTACCAGATCCGCACGCCGGAATTCTGGAACGCCTGCGCCGCCGTCTGCGACGAAAGCGACTACCGCCTGGGCGGTTCGTTCTTCGACGGCAAGGGCCAGCCGGGCCAGGTGTCGGCCGTCTCGCACGGTTCGAGCACGGCGCGCTTCAACGGCATCAACGTCATCAACACCGCCCGCAGCCTCGGCTGA